A region of Carassius auratus strain Wakin chromosome 41, ASM336829v1, whole genome shotgun sequence DNA encodes the following proteins:
- the LOC113059672 gene encoding carbon catabolite-derepressing protein kinase-like, whose amino-acid sequence MCEGLLFLHTKDIVHQDLKPDNIMVEHQTHRAVIIDLGLAKFFRNGLSSAVNLGNEAYSAPEILQMNGVRDKRSDVWAMGKIIAELCARIRLPTQFVSPVKIRETLKDQPYCNPVSRMVEPNPNYRSTMAGVIADIRRAPSAQPTDIRPKDITRDVTKDVTRDVTKDVTQDVTRDVTRDIKRDITVTHGNDIRPNQKWYPAGPSVPKELNKPQALYYRQSPPQQREMGKAIVPVKGEALNKQLSLMSFPCPLPETGRVTQESYIEENGALVYKEIVTKDGRIVKYEKVQITKDS is encoded by the exons ATGTGTGAAGGATTGTTGTTTCTGCACACTAAAGACATCGTCCACCAAGACCTCAAACCTGATAACATTATG GTAGAGCATCAAACCCATCGTGCCGTGATCATTGATCTAGGACTTGCTAAATTCTTTCGAAATGGACTCTCCTCTGCAGTAAACTTGGGCAATGAAGCATACTCTGCACCAGAGATCCTACAGATGAACGGTGTTCGTGACAAGCGCTCAGACGTTTGGGCCATGGGCAAAATCATAGCTGAACTCTGTGCCAGGATCAGGTTACCCACCCAGTTTGTCTCTCCCGTCAAGATTCGTGAAACTCTAAAAGACCAGCCGTACTGTAATCCAGTATCCAGAATGGTGGAACCCAATCCCAATTACAGAAGTACTATGGCTGGAGTCATTGCAGACATCAGGAGAGCTCCTTCAGCTCAACCAACAGACATTAGACCAAAAGACATCACAAGAGACGTTACAAAAGACGTTACAAGAGATGTTACAAAAGACGTTACACAAGACGTTACAAGAGACGTTACAAGGGACATCAAAAGAGACATCACAGTGACACATGGAAATGACATAAGGCCAAATCAAAAGTGGTATCCAGCAGGACCTTCTGTTCCTAAAGAGTTAAATAAACCTCAAGCTTTATATTATCGACAGAGTCCACCTCAACAGAGAGAGATGGGAAAGGCAATAGTACCGGTTAAGGGTGAGGCCTTGAATAAGCAGCTGTCCCTGATGTCATTTCCTTGTCCTCTCCCAGAAACCGGGAGAGTGACTCAGGAAAGCTACATCGAGGAGAATGGAGCTCTAGTATATAAAGAGATCGTCACGAAGGACGGGAGAATCGTTAAGTATGAGAAAGTGCAAATAACCAAAGATTCTTAA